The sequence below is a genomic window from Sorangiineae bacterium MSr12523.
CACCGCCCCAAGCCGCGATCGAGCATGCTCGATGGCCGCCTCGAGAAAGGTCTGACCGAGTCCATGCCCGACGAGATCGGGCCGCATGCCCACGCCAATGTCCACGAGGCCGGCTTCCTCCGCCAGCCCGGGCACACGCGCCTCGACCCCGATGCACGCGAAGCCCGCGAGCGTCCCATCGGTGGCATCCACCAGCGCGAAGTAGCCATCGTCGCCATCGAGAAGCCCATCGCCGGCCTGCGCATCGTAAATGCTCCACGGCCCCGCGTACCGCCACCGGGCGATCTGCTGCGCATCGTCTTGCGAGAGCGGTCGAGCATGGAAACGGGAGGCCGGCATCGCTCCCATTGTGAGTGCGCCGGCGGCGTTTTACAAATTCCGCACGTGGACGGGACAAGGGTCTTCGACGAGCGCGCGTTGATTGCAGGTGCAAGGACCTGAGAAGCGTGGTTT
It includes:
- a CDS encoding GNAT family N-acetyltransferase, which translates into the protein MPASRFHARPLSQDDAQQIARWRYAGPWSIYDAQAGDGLLDGDDGYFALVDATDGTLAGFACIGVEARVPGLAEEAGLVDIGVGMRPDLVGHGLGQTFLEAAIEHARSRLGAVRWRAVVQSWNERSLRLTARLGFRAVGTHTCLQGGKPVEYLVLVTDEPR